One part of the Oceanihabitans sp. IOP_32 genome encodes these proteins:
- the gldD gene encoding gliding motility lipoprotein GldD: MAKFFYLLLILSLSVSCREATVPKPKAYLRLDYPKAEYVPSNINVPFTFEVNTLATKVALKPIESNTSSYGVNLEYPTLKGTIFLTYKAIENDRKNLITFLRDAQNFTQKHNIKADGILETVYESPENNTFGMFYEVEGNAASQAQFYVTDSTRHFLTGSLYFYAKPNYDSILPAAHYLQKDIKHIMETVRWR; encoded by the coding sequence ATGGCTAAATTTTTCTATTTATTACTAATTTTAAGCCTTAGTGTATCCTGTCGAGAAGCTACAGTGCCTAAACCCAAAGCGTATTTAAGGTTAGATTATCCCAAAGCCGAATATGTGCCCTCTAATATCAACGTTCCTTTTACATTCGAGGTGAATACCTTAGCGACTAAGGTAGCATTAAAGCCTATAGAGTCTAATACGAGCAGTTATGGTGTTAACCTAGAATATCCAACCTTAAAAGGAACCATATTTTTAACTTATAAAGCGATTGAAAACGATCGAAAGAATTTAATCACTTTTTTGCGTGATGCTCAAAATTTTACCCAAAAACACAATATTAAAGCCGACGGAATTTTAGAAACTGTTTATGAAAGCCCTGAAAATAATACCTTTGGTATGTTTTATGAGGTTGAAGGCAATGCCGCTTCACAGGCGCAATTCTACGTGACCGACAGTACCCGCCATTTTCTAACAGGTTCGCTATATTTCTATGCTAAGCCTAATTACGATTCTATTCTCCCAGCCGCCCATTATCTACAAAAAGACATAAAGCATATTATGGAGACGGTAAGGTGGCGCTAA